A single window of Dendropsophus ebraccatus isolate aDenEbr1 chromosome 5, aDenEbr1.pat, whole genome shotgun sequence DNA harbors:
- the POR gene encoding NADPH--cytochrome P450 reductase isoform X2, with product MGDSCVNQDVCQSEEGSGVAEETMFSMADMFLLSLIVGLLTYWFFFRKKKEEPVEFKVQTTVTSTSRESSFVEKMKKTGKNIVVFYGSQTGTGEEFANRLAKDAHRYGMRGMAADPEEFEMADLSRLTEIENSLAVFCMATYGEGDPTDNAQDFYDWLQEADVDLSGLKFAVFGLGNKTYEHFNAMGKYVDKRLEELGAERIFELGMGDDDGNLEEDFITWREQFWPAVCEHFGVEATGEESSIRQYELVVHTDENMNKVYTGEMGRLKSYETQKPPFDAKNPFLATVTVNRKLNQGGERYLMHLELDISGSKIRYESGDHVAVYPANESSIVNKLGELLGVDLDTVISLNNLDEESNKKHPFPCPTTYRTALTYYLDITNPPRTNVLYELAQYATDPKEQEHLRKMASSAPDGKALYLNWVLEARRNILAILEDVPSLRPPLDHLCELLPRLQARYYSIASSSKVHSNSIHICAVVVEYETKTGRQNKGVATNWLKNKQPNNNGHKSTVPMYVRKSQFRLPFKPSTPVIMIGPGTGIAPFVGFIQERELLKQQGKEVGETVLYYGCRHEQEDYLYKGELGQFHKDGVLTQLHVAFSRDQKEKIYVQHLLKKNKENVWKLISEENAHIYVCGDARYMARDVQQTFYDIVEEYGKMDHSQAVDYIKKLMTKGRYSQDVWS from the exons AACATCCACGTCAAGAGAGAGCAGCTTTGTGGAAAAGATGAAGAAGACG ggcAAAAATATAGTAGTTTTCTATGGATCTCAGACCGGCACAGGAGAAGAATTTGCAAACCGACTTGCTAAGGATGCTCACCGCTATGGTATGCGCGGTATGGCGGCCGACCCTGAAGAGTTTGAAATG GCGGACCTCAGTCGGCTTACAGAGATTGAAAACTCTCTTGCTGTGTTCTGCATGGCCACGTATGGTGAAGGGGACCCCACCGACAACGCTCAGGACTTCTATGACTGGCTACAGGAAGCGGACGTTGATCTTTCTGGACTTAAATTTGCA GTATTTGGCCTCGGAAACAAAACGTATGAGCACTTTAATGCCATGGGCAAATACGTGGACAAAAgactggaagagctgggtgctgAAAGGATCTTTGAACTAGGAATGGGAGATGATGATGGAAA TCTGGAAGAAGACTTCATCACGTGGCGGGAGCAGTTTTGGCCTGCGGTGTGTGAACACTTTGGTGTAGAAGCAACAGGTGAAGAGTCCAG CATCCGTCAGTACGAGCTTGTGGTGCACACAGATGAGAATATGAATAAGGTCTACACCGGGGAGATGGGCCGCCTGAAGAGCTACGAGACACAAAAACC ACCTTTTGATGCCAAAAACCCCTTCCTGGCCACGGTAACTGTGAACCGCAAACTGAACCAAGGTGGAGAACGGTATCTGATGCATCTGGAGCTGGATATTAGCGGCTCAAAGATCAG GTACGAGTCAGGAGATCACGTGGCCGTTTATCCAGCTAATGAATCCTCAATAGTTAATAAACTAGGAGAACTTCTAGGCGTAGACCTTGACACGGTGATATCGCTGAACAATCTCGATG aGGAATCTAATAAGAAGCATCCCTTCCCTTGTCCAACCACATATCGCACAGCGCTCACCTATTACTTGGATATAACCAATCCACCACGTACCAATGTACTTTATGAACTCGCCCAGTACGCCACGGATCCAAAAGAGCAAGAGCATCTACGTAAGATGGCCTCCTCTGCGCCTGACGGCAAG GCCTTATATCTTAATTGGGTTTTGGAAGCAAGAAGAAATATTCTGGCGATTCTAGAAGATGTTCCGTCACTGCGTCCACCCCTCGATCACCTTTGTGAATTATTGCCGCGTCTGCAGGCCCGATACTACTCTATTGCCTCCTCTTCAAAA GTTCATTCCAATTCCATACACATCTGTGCTGTTGTAGTAGAATATGAGACCAAGACTGGACGACAGAACAAAGGTGTCGCCACAAACTGGCTGAAAAACAAACAGCCAAATAACAACGGACACAAATCAACTGTGCCCATGTACGTCCGCAAATCTCAATTCCGACTACCATTTAAACCCAGCACACCAGTCATCATGATTGGGCCTGGCACTGGTATTGCTCCATTTGTTGGATTTATCCAAGAACGGGAATTGCTGAAGCAGCAAG GTAAGGAGGTTGGAGAAACTGTTCTGTATTACGGCTGTCGGCATGAACAAGAAGATTATCTTTACAAGGGAGAACTTGGTCAGTTTCACAAAGATGGCGTCCTCACCCAGCTGCATGTTGCCTTCTCGCGAGATCAGAAAGAAAAG ATTTATGTCCAACATCTTCTAAAGAAGAACAAGGAAAATGTGTGGAAGCTGATAAGTGAGGAGAATGCGCATATCTATGTGTGCGG TGACGCCCGCTATATGGCTCGTGACGTGCAGCAGACGTTCTATGACATTGTGGAAGAGTATGGCAAGATGGATCACAGTCAGGCAGTAGATTACATCAAGAAACTAATGACCAAGGGCCGCTACTCCCAAGACGTCTGGAGTTAA
- the POR gene encoding NADPH--cytochrome P450 reductase isoform X3, with the protein MGCFSSVPQEDVLVVGTSTSRESSFVEKMKKTGKNIVVFYGSQTGTGEEFANRLAKDAHRYGMRGMAADPEEFEMADLSRLTEIENSLAVFCMATYGEGDPTDNAQDFYDWLQEADVDLSGLKFAVFGLGNKTYEHFNAMGKYVDKRLEELGAERIFELGMGDDDGNLEEDFITWREQFWPAVCEHFGVEATGEESSIRQYELVVHTDENMNKVYTGEMGRLKSYETQKPPFDAKNPFLATVTVNRKLNQGGERYLMHLELDISGSKIRYESGDHVAVYPANESSIVNKLGELLGVDLDTVISLNNLDEESNKKHPFPCPTTYRTALTYYLDITNPPRTNVLYELAQYATDPKEQEHLRKMASSAPDGKALYLNWVLEARRNILAILEDVPSLRPPLDHLCELLPRLQARYYSIASSSKVHSNSIHICAVVVEYETKTGRQNKGVATNWLKNKQPNNNGHKSTVPMYVRKSQFRLPFKPSTPVIMIGPGTGIAPFVGFIQERELLKQQGKEVGETVLYYGCRHEQEDYLYKGELGQFHKDGVLTQLHVAFSRDQKEKIYVQHLLKKNKENVWKLISEENAHIYVCGDARYMARDVQQTFYDIVEEYGKMDHSQAVDYIKKLMTKGRYSQDVWS; encoded by the exons AACATCCACGTCAAGAGAGAGCAGCTTTGTGGAAAAGATGAAGAAGACG ggcAAAAATATAGTAGTTTTCTATGGATCTCAGACCGGCACAGGAGAAGAATTTGCAAACCGACTTGCTAAGGATGCTCACCGCTATGGTATGCGCGGTATGGCGGCCGACCCTGAAGAGTTTGAAATG GCGGACCTCAGTCGGCTTACAGAGATTGAAAACTCTCTTGCTGTGTTCTGCATGGCCACGTATGGTGAAGGGGACCCCACCGACAACGCTCAGGACTTCTATGACTGGCTACAGGAAGCGGACGTTGATCTTTCTGGACTTAAATTTGCA GTATTTGGCCTCGGAAACAAAACGTATGAGCACTTTAATGCCATGGGCAAATACGTGGACAAAAgactggaagagctgggtgctgAAAGGATCTTTGAACTAGGAATGGGAGATGATGATGGAAA TCTGGAAGAAGACTTCATCACGTGGCGGGAGCAGTTTTGGCCTGCGGTGTGTGAACACTTTGGTGTAGAAGCAACAGGTGAAGAGTCCAG CATCCGTCAGTACGAGCTTGTGGTGCACACAGATGAGAATATGAATAAGGTCTACACCGGGGAGATGGGCCGCCTGAAGAGCTACGAGACACAAAAACC ACCTTTTGATGCCAAAAACCCCTTCCTGGCCACGGTAACTGTGAACCGCAAACTGAACCAAGGTGGAGAACGGTATCTGATGCATCTGGAGCTGGATATTAGCGGCTCAAAGATCAG GTACGAGTCAGGAGATCACGTGGCCGTTTATCCAGCTAATGAATCCTCAATAGTTAATAAACTAGGAGAACTTCTAGGCGTAGACCTTGACACGGTGATATCGCTGAACAATCTCGATG aGGAATCTAATAAGAAGCATCCCTTCCCTTGTCCAACCACATATCGCACAGCGCTCACCTATTACTTGGATATAACCAATCCACCACGTACCAATGTACTTTATGAACTCGCCCAGTACGCCACGGATCCAAAAGAGCAAGAGCATCTACGTAAGATGGCCTCCTCTGCGCCTGACGGCAAG GCCTTATATCTTAATTGGGTTTTGGAAGCAAGAAGAAATATTCTGGCGATTCTAGAAGATGTTCCGTCACTGCGTCCACCCCTCGATCACCTTTGTGAATTATTGCCGCGTCTGCAGGCCCGATACTACTCTATTGCCTCCTCTTCAAAA GTTCATTCCAATTCCATACACATCTGTGCTGTTGTAGTAGAATATGAGACCAAGACTGGACGACAGAACAAAGGTGTCGCCACAAACTGGCTGAAAAACAAACAGCCAAATAACAACGGACACAAATCAACTGTGCCCATGTACGTCCGCAAATCTCAATTCCGACTACCATTTAAACCCAGCACACCAGTCATCATGATTGGGCCTGGCACTGGTATTGCTCCATTTGTTGGATTTATCCAAGAACGGGAATTGCTGAAGCAGCAAG GTAAGGAGGTTGGAGAAACTGTTCTGTATTACGGCTGTCGGCATGAACAAGAAGATTATCTTTACAAGGGAGAACTTGGTCAGTTTCACAAAGATGGCGTCCTCACCCAGCTGCATGTTGCCTTCTCGCGAGATCAGAAAGAAAAG ATTTATGTCCAACATCTTCTAAAGAAGAACAAGGAAAATGTGTGGAAGCTGATAAGTGAGGAGAATGCGCATATCTATGTGTGCGG TGACGCCCGCTATATGGCTCGTGACGTGCAGCAGACGTTCTATGACATTGTGGAAGAGTATGGCAAGATGGATCACAGTCAGGCAGTAGATTACATCAAGAAACTAATGACCAAGGGCCGCTACTCCCAAGACGTCTGGAGTTAA
- the TMEM120A gene encoding ion channel TACAN translates to MASAALPDCMREWGELQQHYQDMQETHRLYKQKLEELTKLQAQCSSSITRQKKKLKDLSLELKKIKSPENDGQIKEIKETMKQREKAFFEMESFLPKKNGLYLSLVLGNVNVTLLSKQAKFAYKDEYEKFKLYLTMILMVLSFVCRFLWNSRVTDAMFNFLLVWYYCTLTIRESILINNGSRIKGWWVLNHYVSTFLSGVMLTWPDGLMYQKFRNQFLSFSMYQSFVQFLQYYYQSGCLYRLRALGERHNMDLTVEGFQSWMWRGLTFLLPFLFFGQFWQLYNAVTLFQLARHPECKEWQVIMCGLPFLVHFMGNFFTTLRVVQQKFQKQKEGKNE, encoded by the exons GAGACCCACCGCCTATACAAGCAGAAGCTGGAGGAATTAACCAAGCTGCAGGCGCAATGCTCCAGCTCCATAACCCGGCAGAAGAAAAAGCTGAAGGACCTGTCCCTGGAACTGAAGAA GATTAAGAGTCCGGAAAATGATGGCCAAATCAAGGAAATAAAAGAAACCATGAAGCAGCGAGAGAAGGCGTTTTTTGAAATGGAGTCTTTCCTCCCAAAGAAAAATGG ATTGTACCTGAGTCTGGTGTTGGGAAATGTGAATGTGACCCTCCTGAGCAAGCAAGCAAA ATTTGCTTACAAAGATGAATATGAGAAATTCAAGTTATACCTCACAATGATCCTGATGGTCTTGTCTTTTGTCTGCCGTTTTCTTTGGAACTCCAG GGTGACAGACGCCATGTTTAACTTCCTGCTGGTTTGGTATTACTGCACGCTAACTATCCGGGAAAGCATCCTAATAAACAACGGCTCCAG AATTAAGGGCTGGTGGGTCCTGAACCATTATGTGTCCACCTTCCTGTCAGGTGTCATGCTGACCTG GCCGGATGGATTAATGTACCAGAAGTTCAGAAACCAATTCCTTTCTTTCTCCATGTACCAAA GTTTTGTCCAGTTCCTGCAGTACTACTACCAAAGCGGCTGTCTGTATAGATTGCGAGCTCTTGGGGAGCGGCATAACATGGACCTGACTGTGG AGGGTTTTCAGTCATGGATGTGGAGGGGATTGACCTTTCTCTTACCATTCCTCTTCTTTGGCCAA TTCTGGCAGCTCTATAACGCAGTTACCCTGTTTCAGTTAGCCAGGCATCCGGAGTGCAAGGAATGGCAG GTTATCATGTGCGGACTGCCTTTCCTTGTGCACTTCATGGGAAATTTCTTTACCACCCTCAGAGTTGTCCAACAGAAATTCCAAAAACAGAAAGAAGGGAAAAACGAGTAG